The following are encoded in a window of Halorarum salinum genomic DNA:
- a CDS encoding M20/M25/M40 family metallo-hydrolase, with protein MTRAFDPVGFLTGAVPIDSHESVEPMREFLVETLAEAGEDPVVDAAGNVRASKGDDGGPHLVLNTHVDTVPPGLPVEREGDVLRGRGACDAKGPLAALLAAFLAVEPSGGRLTLAVTPDEETYSTGAHALVTGEAVGVGGPGTGDARVDPLDGDLFVVGEPTDCDVCTAARGRFEGTLTLSGSAAHAAEPESGVNAVAALGNALPAVDRFDDGREPHPRLGPPTLVATGVSGGEATNQVPAEARMTLDRRSVPPETAEGFRASLAAAVREAAPDDVGVEFALTERETPFLEAFDTDPEHDLVRAVADAAAAVGAGGDGEVRPFGAATEASYFAPAPTVVFGPGRLADDEGAVAHADREYVRLDRVRTAAAAATRAVDELVG; from the coding sequence GTGACCCGCGCGTTCGATCCGGTCGGGTTCCTGACCGGGGCCGTCCCGATCGACTCACACGAGTCCGTCGAGCCGATGCGCGAGTTCCTGGTCGAGACGCTTGCGGAGGCCGGGGAGGACCCGGTCGTCGACGCCGCCGGGAACGTCCGGGCGAGCAAGGGCGACGACGGGGGACCCCACCTCGTGCTCAACACCCACGTCGACACGGTTCCGCCGGGGCTGCCGGTCGAGCGCGAGGGCGACGTTCTCCGCGGGCGCGGCGCCTGCGACGCGAAGGGGCCGCTCGCGGCGTTGCTGGCCGCGTTCCTCGCCGTCGAACCCTCCGGCGGTCGGCTCACCCTCGCCGTGACCCCGGACGAGGAGACGTACTCGACGGGGGCCCACGCGCTGGTGACCGGCGAGGCCGTCGGGGTCGGCGGCCCCGGCACGGGCGACGCGAGAGTCGACCCCCTCGACGGGGACCTGTTCGTCGTCGGGGAGCCGACCGACTGCGACGTCTGCACCGCCGCCCGGGGCCGTTTCGAGGGGACGCTGACGCTCTCGGGCAGCGCGGCCCACGCCGCCGAACCCGAATCCGGCGTGAACGCTGTGGCCGCGCTCGGGAACGCGCTCCCCGCCGTCGACCGGTTCGACGACGGACGGGAGCCCCACCCCCGGCTCGGCCCGCCGACGCTCGTCGCCACGGGCGTCTCGGGCGGGGAGGCGACCAACCAGGTCCCCGCCGAGGCGCGGATGACGCTGGACCGGCGCTCGGTCCCGCCCGAGACGGCCGAGGGGTTCCGCGCGTCGCTGGCGGCGGCCGTCCGCGAGGCGGCTCCCGACGACGTCGGCGTCGAGTTCGCGCTCACCGAGCGAGAAACCCCGTTCCTGGAGGCGTTCGACACCGACCCGGAGCACGACCTCGTCCGGGCGGTCGCGGACGCGGCGGCCGCGGTCGGCGCCGGCGGCGACGGGGAGGTGCGACCGTTCGGCGCCGCGACGGAGGCGTCGTACTTCGCGCCGGCGCCGACGGTCGTGTTCGGCCCCGGCCGCCTCGCGGACGACGAGGGCGCTGTCGCCCACGCCGACCGGGAGTACGTTCGACTCGACAGGGTCAGGACGGCCGCGGCGGCCGCGACGCGGGCGGTCGACGAACTGGTCGGCTGA